The Benincasa hispida cultivar B227 chromosome 9, ASM972705v1, whole genome shotgun sequence genome has a segment encoding these proteins:
- the LOC120087290 gene encoding LOW QUALITY PROTEIN: uncharacterized protein LOC120087290 (The sequence of the model RefSeq protein was modified relative to this genomic sequence to represent the inferred CDS: deleted 1 base in 1 codon) produces MAKSKDDIAYGAAQAKLSEDEALRVAYKHGTPLESGKISESDTIDLFSSAHNISQDTSAGRYSAAAAQSISSNQFRRGGDEHDEGGTGCDTADPSAGRRFG; encoded by the exons ATGGCAAAGAGCAAGGATGATATCGCATACGGTGCTGCTCAAGCGAAATTATCCGAAGACGAAGCTCTAAGAGTCGCTTACAAGCACGGTACGCCACTCGAATCGGGAAAAATTTCGGAGTCCGATACTATCGATCTCTTTTCCAGTGCGCACAACATTTCTCAAGATACTTCTGCCGGTCGTTATTCC GCCGCCGCTGCTCAATCAATTTCATCCAATCAGTTTCGGCGCGGAGGCGATGAGCATGATGAGGGCGGAACAGGATGCGATACTGCCGATCCTTCCGCTGGCCGCCGCTTTGGTTGA
- the LOC120087053 gene encoding pentatricopeptide repeat-containing protein At1g79080, chloroplastic: MATLLNTVSPITNPLPETTRRGCGFFSHIPNLHKLSLSKGFSKVLASTQITISPKDTIFTLPNWRTAKGDQKSRELRLNDAFFHLEFLVEKGQKPDVFQATQLLYDLCKACKMRKAIKVMEMMIGSGIIPDASSYTFLVSSLCKKGNVGYAMQLVDKMEEYGYPTNTVTYNSLVRGLCMHGNLTQSLQLLDRLIQKGLVPNAYTYSFLLEAAYKERGADEAIKLLDEIIAKGGKPNLVSYNVLLTGLCKEGRTEDAIQLFRELPSKGFSPNVVSYNILLRSLCYEGRWEEANVLLAEMDGDERSPSIVTYNILIGSLTLSGRTEHALEVLEEMIRARFKPTASSYNPIIARLCKDRKVDLVVKCLDQMMYRHCNPNEGTYNAIATLCEEGMVQEAFSIIQSLGNKQHSSTQEFYKIVITSLCRKGNTYPAFQLLYEMTKYGFTPDSFTYSSLIRGLCMEGMLDEAIEIFSVMEENNYKPDTENYNSLILGCCKSRRTDLALEVFEIMVDKGYLPNETTYTILVEGIVHEKEIDLATKVLRELQLRDVISQSTVERLVMQYDLNELPL, encoded by the coding sequence ATGGCTACTCTGCTCAATACAGTGTCTCCAATTACAAACCCATTGCCAGAAACCACAAGAAGAGGATGTGGGTTCTTTTCCCATATCCCGAATCTCCATAAGCTCTCACTTAGCAAGGGATTTTCTAAAGTTTTAGCATCAACCCAGATTACCATTTCTCCAAAGGACACCATTTTCACACTTCCCAATTGGAGGACTGCGAAGGGTGATCAAAAGAGTAGAGAACTTAGACTTAATGATGCTTTTTTTCATTTAGAGTTCCTGGTTGAGAAGGGCCAAAAGCCTGATGTATTTCAAGCAACTCAGTTATTGTATGATCTCTGCAAGGCATGTAAGATGAGAAAAGCTATTAAGGTAATGGAGATGATGATTGGCTCTGGAATCATTCCAGATGCATCATCTTATACCTTTTTGGTAAGTTCTTTGTGTAAAAAAGGGAATGTTGGTTATGCAATGCAACTAGTGGACAAAATGGAGGAATATGGTTATCCTACCAACACTGTTACTTATAATTCACTTGTGAGAGGGCTTTGTATGCATGGAAATTTGACTCAGAGCTTGCAACTTTTAGATAGATTAATTCAGAAGGGGCTGGTCCCAAATGCTTACACATACTCTTTTTTGCTTGAAGCTGCATACAAGGAAAGAGGAGCTGATGAAGCAATTAAGCTTTTGGATGAGATAATTGCAAAGGGTGGGAAACCTAATTTGGTAAGCTACAATGTTTTGTTGACTGGGTTGTGCAAAGAAGGTAGGACAGAGGATGCCATCCAGTTATTTAGGGAATTGCCTTCAAAGGGATTCAGTCCAAATGTTGTTAGTTACAATATCTTGCTAAGGAGTCTATGCTATGAAGGGAGATGGGAAGAGGCAAATGTACTTCTAGCTGAAATGGATGGTGACGAACGCTCCCCTTCAATTGTCACTTACAATATATTGATTGGTTCACTTACCCTCAGTGGCAGGACAGAACATGCTCTTGAAGTTTTGGAAGAGATGATTAGAGCACGATTCAAGCCAACTGCTTCTAGCTACAATCCAATAATTGCTCGTCTTTGCAAAGATAGGAAAGTAGATCTTGTTGTAAAGTGTCTGGACCAAATGATGTACAGGCATTGCAACCCAAATGAAGGAACATACAATGCCATTGCTACACTTTGTGAAGAGGGTATGGTGCAAGAGGCATTCTCCATTATACAGAGTTTGGGCAACAAGCAACATTCCTCGACTCAAGAATTCTATAAAATTGTTATTACCAGTTTGTGTCGAAAAGGAAACACATATCCAGCATTCCAGCTTCTCTATGAAATGACAAAGTATGGGTTTACACCCGATTCTTTTACCTATTCATCTTTGATCCGGGGGTTATGCATGGAGGGTATGCTGGATGAGGCAATTGAAATATTCAGTGTAATGGAGGAAAATAACTACAAGCCTGATACTGAGAATTATAATTCACTCATTCTTGGTTGCTGCAAATCTCGAAGAACTGATTTGGCCTTGGAGGTTTTCGAAATAATGGTTGATAAAGGTTATCTGCCTAATGAAACGACATACACCATTCTCGTGGAAGGGATTGTCCATGAAAAAGAGATAGATCTAGCAACCAAAGTACTTAGGGAGTTGCAACTCAGGGATGTTATAAGTCAAAGCACAGTGGAAAGACTTGTTATGCAGTATGACCTAAATGAATTACCATTGTGA